The Desulfovibrio piger DNA segment GTACCTACAAGGATGGGGGACTCGTGCCGGGCAAAAGCCGCCAGTATCTCTTCCATGCGTCCGGGCCGCCGGGTGCTGTCACGGTCGAGGCGCAGGACAGGCTGCCCGGCCAGCGTGGACAAATATTCTTCCAGCCTTTCGGTCCCCTCCCCCATGGGCAGGAAGTTCATGCTCCTGCACTGCGGGCAGGGACTGGGAAAGGGCACGGCATAGCCGCAGTAATGGCAAACGAGCTGCCCCCGCCCTTTATGGTAGGTCAGGGCAATGTGACAATGCGGGCAGCTGACGGTCTCCTTGCAGTCCAGGCAGTACAGCAGGGGCGCGTAGCCGCGCCGGTTGAGCAGGACAACGGCCTGCTCCCCGCGTTGCAGCACTTCGCGCAGGGCCTGCTCGCTGCGGGCAGCCAGCAGCCCTTCCCCGGCCAGGCCGCTGGTATCCACCAGCTCCACCGGCGGCAAAGGCCGCCCTCCTACCCTCTCCGGCAGGCGAAGAAGATCTATCTGCCCCTGACTGGCCGCATGGAAGGTCTTGATGTCCGGCGTGGCCGAGCCCAGCACCAGCAGGCCGCGCTGCCGTGCAATGCGCGACCAGGCCAGTTCCTTGGCCTGATAGGGCAAAGACTCGTCCTGCTTGAACGAGCTGTCATGCTCTTCGTCCAGGATGACGCAGCCCAGCTGCGGTACAGGCAGGAAGAGCGCCGAACGCGTCCCCACCACGAGGCAGGGCTCCTGCCGGGTGGCCAGACGGCGGAAGATCTCCTCCCGTCGTGCCGGGGGCTGGTAGCCATGATAGAAAAACAGGGGCACATGGGGCAGGACGCAGGCCGCATCCCGGCGCAGCTTGCAGGCAAGAGCCACTTCGGGAGCCAGCAGGAGGACGCTCCTGCCCTGCTCCATGCAATGCCGGATCAGCTCCAGATAGACAGCCGTCTTGCCGCTGCCGGTCACCCCAAACAGCAGGACCGATGCGGGCCGCTCCGTCTCCAGCGCAGCACTCAGGGCCTCCAGGGCCCACTGCTGGTCTGCATTGAGCTCAAAGGCCCGGGGCGCGGGCGGGAGCAGCTCGTCAGCGGGCTCATCGGCCTCCGCGTGGCGCAAAGCCACGAATCCGGCCTGCAGCAAAGATCGCAGGGCCGGAGCACTGCCGGCTCCCAGATCCCGAGTCAACTGGCGACGGCTGACCTGTCCCCGTTCATGCAGATAGTCCAGTATCTCGCGCTGCCGTGCGGCCTGCGGCCGTACCGGCCAGGGAGGATCCACCCGCAGCACACAAAGTTCCTCCCCGGCGGCATCCCGGCCCGGAGCGACAAGGCGGGCCTCCCCCCGGCACAGGGCCACGGCCAGGGCCTGGCGCAGACCCGGTTCCAGTTTCGTGACCTGCTTCACCGTACAGGAAAAATCCCTGTCCGCCGCCAGCCAGCGGATGCGCAGATCCACCTGACGCAAGCCCTGCGGCAGGACATGCCCGAACACACAGCCCGGCTCCAGTCCCTGCCGGATGGCCAGATCCCGTGCCAGCGCCCTGATCTCCTCCGAAAGCAGGGGGACGGTCTCCAGCGGCCAGGCCACCTCCTTGCAGGTGACACCGTCAGGAAGATCGCTGTGCTCCAGCCGCTCCATCAGGATGCCTGCCCGCAACGCACCACGGCCCAGGGGGATGGCCACGCGCAGGCCTTCCTGCCAAAACTCTTCGGGAAAGATGTCGGGCAAGGCGTACGTCAGGGTGCTGTAAGGAGCGGAAAGCAGAGCGATACGGGCAAACATGGGACCTCGGCAAACTGCGGGGAGAGCCGCATCCCTCCGGGACAGGGACGTTGTTCCGGCTCCGTGCATCAAAAGAAGGATACGGCCATGCGGGAACACACTACGGCAGGGGGGAGCGGTCGTACCAGCCCAGCATAGGCGGAGGCCCCGGCCAAGGCAAGGCAACACTATGGCGCGGAGGAGGAGGAAATGCCGCTCTTCCCCCCTCTTTGCCGGGCATAAAAAAAGGGGGGCTTGCGCCCCCCTTGAAAGCATCGCTGTCGTAAAGACTAGAAGCTGTAAGCGAAGATCAGCTGGGCCTTCCAAGCGTCCTGCTTCTTGTAGGAATCGCTGCGGTAGCTGCGCTTCCAAGTATCGTCGTCCATCATGTTCACGATGTAACCCAGTTCCAGGTTGGCTTCCAGGTTTTCGTAGATCTGGTAGCTGTTGACCAGGTTGAATTCCAGCAGGCCGTCGTTGGTGGTCAGGTAGTGACCATCCTTGTCCAGACCATTGTCCCAGCCCCAGGAATGTTCCACATACTTGGCCATGGAGGGGCTGTTGGTGCCGCCCCAGTAGGCCACGCGGAAGGAGTGCTTCAGATCTTCCACAAAGCTCAGATCGTGGATGCGCAGACCGATACCCCAAGTGCCGGTGTAGGTCAAGTTGCGGTCATACAGGCTGCCGGCAGAGGACCAGCCGTAGTTGCCGTCGCCCATGAAGGACATGAAGTTGCCGCAACCGGAAACGGTGGGCATGCGCTCGGAACCGTTCTTGACGTTGCCGTCGTCACCGGAAGCATACCAGCCGAAGATGCCGGGGGTACCCCAATCCATCTTGTATTCCACCAGGGCCTTGACCAGCCAGCCTTCACGCTTGGTGTCGCCCATGCGGAAACCGGTACCGTTGTAGCGATCGGCAGTGTAGCGACCCATGGATTCCACATAGCCGTAGTTGATGTCCAGCTCGACGTTCAGCGGATCCCACAGGGTCAGGGAGATGGGCAGACCGGCCCAGAACATGGAACCGTAAGCCTTGCCGGTAGTGGTATTAGCCACGCCGTCGTCGGGCGAAATGGGACGGGTGTAGGGCCCCATGGACTTGACAGTCTTGCTGTTGGCACCGGCCATGCCGTACATGGCCCAGGGGGTCACCTTCACGCCGTCGAAGGTCAGGGGCACCATCAGGGCGAACAGGTCCATGTTGTCCTGGTAATTCGTACGATCCGCACGAGTGTTGTAGTTATCGTTGTACGGACGGGCCCAGAAAGTGGTCAGGCCCACGTTTTCGTTGAACTGGTAGCTGGCCACCACGCCGGCCACATCGTCATCAAAGACGGCGGAACCACCGGCCACGTTGGGCAGCTGGATGCCCTGGATACCCATGCGGAACTTGAGGTCGGTATTGGGCACCATCCAGTCGATGTAGGCGTTCTTCAGTTCCACCACGGTGCCGTCAGCGCCCAGAGCGCCGCCGCTTTCGGCATTGCCCCACACCTGGTCACCAATTTCGAAGAACACGGTACCGGACAGGGCTTCGGAAGCCACGGCGTCCAACTGCAGACGAACACGCTGGGAAGCGGAGAAGATGTCGTCGGTGTCTCGGGCGCTGTTGTGGTCGCTCCCCTTAGCCTTCGTATGGCTGATCAGGGAGCCGTCACCGGCGGAGAAGCCCATCAGCCACTGGCCTTTGGCCTTGAAATCAATAGCGCCGGCGCCGGTAGCGGCGCCCAGCAGCATGCCCGCAGCAAGAGCGAGGGTCATCAGCTTTTTCATGATAAAAACCTTCCTTCCTGAGAGAAATTTCCTGACGTGCATGGGACGTTCCTCCCCAGGGGACATCCCGGCCAGACATGGCAAAACTGTATCCGTTTTCCACGTGAGTACAAATTTTGCTACGCAAGCATACGCATGCCTTTTCTCGCCGTCAAGAGGGAAAGGACAATTTTTTGAACCGTGTCATAAAATGACAGGATCGGACAATCCGGGATGGCGGAGTATTCTGCGGACGATTCTTTCAGCCCGGGCTGTGCGGATCAGCCCTTCAGAAAAAGGCTGTCCACCATTCTCCAGAGAAACATCGTACTACACAGTACATCTCCGTGCATCTCAGGCACACTCTATCTGAAACAACAAAAGCCCCGCCGAAGCGGGGCTTGAAAACCGGGGGGCCGAAGCCCCCACGGTCGAATGTCTCAAGCCGAAGCTTAGAAGGAGTACACGAAGGACAGGTTCACGTTCCAGGCGTCGTACACGCCGTCGCCGTCCAGAGCGCCGCGACCGGGGTTCTTGCCCCAGACGGAGCGGCTGTCTTCCAGCCACAGGGCCACGTAGGAGGCATCCAGCATGACGGTGAAGTTGTCATACATCTTGTAGGTGTTGGTCAGACCGATTTCCAGAGCGGTGTCGTCGGTGGTCAGGTACATGGGATCGTAAGCAGTAGCATACCGAGCGACGTCGCTCACACCATGCTTTGCATAGGGATTACCGTAATCACGGATGTACTTAGCCATCTTAGGAGCGTTGGTGCCGCCCATGAAGTTCACACGCAGGGTGTGCTTCAGGTCTTCCAGGAAGCTCACGTCCTTCAGGCGGGCGCCGATGCCCCAGGTACCGGTCATATTGGTGCCCAGCACGCCTTCACGGGCGATGTAGGGGTTGCCGTTGAAGGCGAAGTTGGAGAAGCCGTTGTTGCCGTTGGCGCTCACCACAGGCATGCGCTCGGAACCGTTGCGGGGGTTGCTGTCGTCACCGGAACCGTACCAGCCGTACAGACCGGGAGTACCCCAATCCAGCTTGTATTCCAGCAGCAGGCTGGCCAACCAGCCTTCGCGGTTCATCTTCTGGTCTTCGTAAGAGGCGGAACCGTAGTTCACATCCCAAGCGATGCGGAAGGGATCCCAGTAGGTCACTTCGCCGGTCACGCCAGCCCAGAAGGCATTGCCATAGGAATCATTCCAGTCGGTGCCCTTGAAGCCGGACTGCATGCCGGCGCTGGCACGACCCCAAGCATTGCCGGGGTCCTTAGCAAAGTTGTCGAACATACCGGGGCCCATGGCAGCGTACATGACCCAAGGAGTCACCTTCACGCCGTCGAAGGTCAGAGGCAGCAGCACGGCGAACATGTCCATGTTGTCCATGTAGTTGTCCCACTTGGTGGAACCAGCGTCAGAGCTCTTATAGCCGGCATTGTCGTTGTAGGGGCGAGCCCAGAAAGCGGTCAGGCCAACGTTTTCGTTGAACTGATAGTTCAGGCTGATGGCGGCCACGTCATCGTCCATGATCTGGGAGGCATTGGTGGTGAAGCTGGGCAGAGCGATGCCCTGGATACCCATGCGGACCTTCAGGTCGGTCTGGGGCACCATCCAGTCGATGTAGGCGCGCTTCAGTTCCACGACCTTGCCGTCAGCGCCCAGAGCGCCGCCAGTGCTGTCCTGGCCCCAAATCTGGTCACCCATTTCAAAGAACACGGTACCGGACAGGGCCTCGGAAGCCACGGCGTCCAACTGCAGGCGGACGCGCTGGCGGGCTTCGAACTCGTCTTCGTGCTTGCCGAAGCCGGAGTTGTTCTTGGCCTTGCTTTCACCAAAGTTGCCGTGCATGCCGTAGTCGAAAGACATGATCCACTGGCCCTTGGCCTTGAAGTCGATAGCGTTGGCGCCGGTAGCGGCACCCAGCATCATGGCGGCGGCCAGAGCGAGAGTCATAAGCTTCTTCATGATAATACCTTCC contains these protein-coding regions:
- a CDS encoding outer membrane homotrimeric porin, which produces MKKLMTLALAAAMMLGAATGANAIDFKAKGQWIMSFDYGMHGNFGESKAKNNSGFGKHEDEFEARQRVRLQLDAVASEALSGTVFFEMGDQIWGQDSTGGALGADGKVVELKRAYIDWMVPQTDLKVRMGIQGIALPSFTTNASQIMDDDVAAISLNYQFNENVGLTAFWARPYNDNAGYKSSDAGSTKWDNYMDNMDMFAVLLPLTFDGVKVTPWVMYAAMGPGMFDNFAKDPGNAWGRASAGMQSGFKGTDWNDSYGNAFWAGVTGEVTYWDPFRIAWDVNYGSASYEDQKMNREGWLASLLLEYKLDWGTPGLYGWYGSGDDSNPRNGSERMPVVSANGNNGFSNFAFNGNPYIAREGVLGTNMTGTWGIGARLKDVSFLEDLKHTLRVNFMGGTNAPKMAKYIRDYGNPYAKHGVSDVARYATAYDPMYLTTDDTALEIGLTNTYKMYDNFTVMLDASYVALWLEDSRSVWGKNPGRGALDGDGVYDAWNVNLSFVYSF
- the priA gene encoding replication restart helicase PriA — its product is MFARIALLSAPYSTLTYALPDIFPEEFWQEGLRVAIPLGRGALRAGILMERLEHSDLPDGVTCKEVAWPLETVPLLSEEIRALARDLAIRQGLEPGCVFGHVLPQGLRQVDLRIRWLAADRDFSCTVKQVTKLEPGLRQALAVALCRGEARLVAPGRDAAGEELCVLRVDPPWPVRPQAARQREILDYLHERGQVSRRQLTRDLGAGSAPALRSLLQAGFVALRHAEADEPADELLPPAPRAFELNADQQWALEALSAALETERPASVLLFGVTGSGKTAVYLELIRHCMEQGRSVLLLAPEVALACKLRRDAACVLPHVPLFFYHGYQPPARREEIFRRLATRQEPCLVVGTRSALFLPVPQLGCVILDEEHDSSFKQDESLPYQAKELAWSRIARQRGLLVLGSATPDIKTFHAASQGQIDLLRLPERVGGRPLPPVELVDTSGLAGEGLLAARSEQALREVLQRGEQAVVLLNRRGYAPLLYCLDCKETVSCPHCHIALTYHKGRGQLVCHYCGYAVPFPSPCPQCRSMNFLPMGEGTERLEEYLSTLAGQPVLRLDRDSTRRPGRMEEILAAFARHESPILVGTQMLSKGHHFPDVTLAIVADGDLGLNLPDYRAAERSFQLLVQSAGRAGRGDKPGRVLIQTRNTNHYCWQYVQSGDYEGFYAAELARRRQHGYPPFVRLALLRISFPAEDPGGAAALGELARLLQTRARELGVRLLGPIPAPLAMLRGRRRFSCLIKSAGWQEVRALYHEALRQQCASRLRLFLDLDPVNML
- a CDS encoding outer membrane homotrimeric porin; protein product: MKKLMTLALAAGMLLGAATGAGAIDFKAKGQWLMGFSAGDGSLISHTKAKGSDHNSARDTDDIFSASQRVRLQLDAVASEALSGTVFFEIGDQVWGNAESGGALGADGTVVELKNAYIDWMVPNTDLKFRMGIQGIQLPNVAGGSAVFDDDVAGVVASYQFNENVGLTTFWARPYNDNYNTRADRTNYQDNMDLFALMVPLTFDGVKVTPWAMYGMAGANSKTVKSMGPYTRPISPDDGVANTTTGKAYGSMFWAGLPISLTLWDPLNVELDINYGYVESMGRYTADRYNGTGFRMGDTKREGWLVKALVEYKMDWGTPGIFGWYASGDDGNVKNGSERMPTVSGCGNFMSFMGDGNYGWSSAGSLYDRNLTYTGTWGIGLRIHDLSFVEDLKHSFRVAYWGGTNSPSMAKYVEHSWGWDNGLDKDGHYLTTNDGLLEFNLVNSYQIYENLEANLELGYIVNMMDDDTWKRSYRSDSYKKQDAWKAQLIFAYSF